DNA from Streptomyces rishiriensis:
CAGAAGAGGTTGCCCTTGATGGTGGCGAGGGTCCTTCGGGAGAGGCGGATCGCGTCCGCGGCCACCCGCAGGTCGCTGCGTACGAGGGTGAGGTCGCCCGCCTCGATCGCCGCGTCGGTGCCGGAGCCCATGGCCAGTCCGAGGTCGGCGGTGGCGAGGGCAGGCGCGTCGTTGACGCAGTCCCCGACCATCGCGACCGTACGGCCTTCTTGCTGCAGCCGTTTGACGACGGCCACTTTGTCCTTGGGGAGGACCTCTGCGATCACCTCGTCGATGCCGACGGCCCTGGCCACGGACTCGGCGACGAGCCGGTTGTCTCCGGTCAGCAGGACCGGCCGGAGCCCGAGCCGGCGCAGTTCGGCCACTGCCTCGGCGCTGGTCTCCTTGATCGCGTCGGCGACGGTGAGGACACCGCGCGCCTCGCCGTCCCAGGCGACGGCAACCGCGGTACGCCCCTCTGCCTCCGCCGCGGCCTTGGCCTCGGCAAGGTCGTAGGGCAGCTCGATGGCCCACTCCTGCAGAAGCCTCTCGCGGCCGACCAGTACCGCGTGCCCGTCGATGACGCCCTGGACGCCGAGGCCGGCGATGTTCTCGAAGCTCTCCGGCACGGGCACACTGCCGGTCTGCTGGGCGGCGCCGACGGCGATGGCCCGGGCGATGGGGTGTTCCGAGGCGTGCTCCAACGCGCCTGCCAGTCGCAGCAGTTCGCTCTTGTCGACGCCGGGTGCGGTGAAGACGTCCTGGAGTTGCATGCGGCCCGTGGTCACGGTGCCGGTCTTGTCGAGGACGACGGTGTCGACGCGGCGGGTGGACTCCAGGACCTCGGGTCCCTTGATGAGGATGCCGAGCTGGGCGCCGCGGCCGGTG
Protein-coding regions in this window:
- a CDS encoding heavy metal translocating P-type ATPase, producing the protein SNGSGSGGGTDTRRDSGSGYNINTEGTTGNVGKHATSGNKDVGGLRTDSTTVISFPVSVPTTGDYNLSVFGNSYVKDADVKGPTNKLVEDAQNGKAEVQRLADRISGIFVPVVLLIAAATLGTWLGVTGDVAAAFTAAVAVLIIACPCALGLATPTALMVGTGRGAQLGILIKGPEVLESTRRVDTVVLDKTGTVTTGRMQLQDVFTAPGVDKSELLRLAGALEHASEHPIARAIAVGAAQQTGSVPVPESFENIAGLGVQGVIDGHAVLVGRERLLQEWAIELPYDLAEAKAAAEAEGRTAVAVAWDGEARGVLTVADAIKETSAEAVAELRRLGLRPVLLTGDNRLVAESVARAVGIDEVIAEVLPKDKVAVVKRLQQEGRTVAMVGDCVNDAPALATADLGLAMGSGTDAAIEAGDLTLVRSDLRVAADAIRLSRRTLATIKGNLFWAFGYNVAALPLAAAGLLNPMIAGAAMAFSSVFVVTNSLRLRSFR